A segment of the Acidobacteriota bacterium genome:
ATCACGGGCGAGCAGCTGGGCGCCTTCGTTTCGCTCCCCCACATGACGCCGACCAACCGGCCCGTGCAGCCCCTCTCGGGCCGCAAGGTCCTTCTCGACACGACTCCCTGATTTGGAGGCAAATGCCATGAGGATGCCGCTCGGCGCGCTCGTACTCGCCGCAGCGGCGGCGGCCCAGGTGGCCGGCGCCGCCTCTTCCATCACCGTCGACTCGAAGGCCGACCCGGGCGCGGACTTCTCCCGCTACAAGACCTATTCGTGGACCGAAATGAAGGAAATCCGCAGCGAGGCCGTCAAGAAACGGATCATGTCCGCGGTCGACGCGCAGCTCAAGCGCAAGGGCTTCGCGCGCAAGGACGACGGCGCCGCCGACCTCAGGGTGGTGGTGCACCCCAGCCTTTCGAAGGAATACCCGGCCCATTCGTACGACCCCGGGTGGGAATACGGGTGGGGAACCTGGGCCCCCCCGTTCGGGGACATCGGCACCGGCTCGAGCCTGGGAGAGTCCATCCCGATCGGCACGGTAATGGTCGACCTCGTCGACGCCTCGACGAAGAAGCTGGTCTGGCGCGGCGCCGCGCGGAGTCCGCTCGACTCCGAGGCCTCGGCCGAGCAGAAGCAGGAGCTGGTCGACGAGGCGATGCAGAAGCTGTTCAAGAAGTTCCCGCCGAAGAAGAAATAGCGGGCTGTAATAGAATCGAGAACGAGGCGCCTTGCCTCCAGCCGCGGGCTTCCCCGCGAGAATCAACCGTCAGGACAACCAGGAGAAAACCATGAAATCCCGATTCAGCCTTCTTCGCGCGTTTGCGTGCGCGACCGTGGTCGCGCTGCTCGCGGCCGGCTCCGCTTTCGCGACGGAGTTCAACCTCAATGCCGTCACGTTCCCTGACGGCACCACGATCGACCTCTCGATGGCGCGCACGAACGCCACGCCGAACGCGGCCAAGCTGGACGCGGCCGTTCGGTACAAGGAAGGCCAGGCGAAGATCGAAGTCTCCTTCAAGAAGATGGAGCCCGCGATCCTCTTCGGCGGCGACGTCTCGTCGTACGTCGTCTGGGCGATCACGCGCGACGGCGCCGCCGAGAACCTCGGCGAGCTCATCGTGAACGAGAACAATGCGTCCGGCTCCGGCCAGTACCAGACGGGCAAGAAGGCGTTCGGCCTCATCATCACGGCCGAGCCGTTCTCCCTCGTCGGCAGGCCGAGTGAATTCGTCATCGCGACGTCCGGCCCGGCCGACCCGAAGAAGGCCACCGGCTCGACGTTTGCCTTCAGCAACTTCCGCACGGGCATCGTGAAGGCCGACACGAACACGATCGCCGGCCTCACCTACAAGGACAAGAAGCCCGTCGCGGTCGTCCAGGCCGAGCGGGCGGTGGCCCTCGCCGACCGCACCGGCGCGTTTGGGCTCAACCCCAAGGCGGCCGAGGAGGCCAAGCGCACCCTCACGCAGGCCCAGAACTCGGTGGCCGGCGGCAGCAAGAAAGTCATCAACGATTACTCCAGCCGCGCGGTCTCTCTGTCCTCCGAGGCGATGCGCGACTACGGCCGCAAGGTCGAGGCCGACGCCGAGGCCGCGAAGAAGGCCGCACTCGCCGAGAGCCAGATGACGGTCGCCCAGCTCCACGAGGCGCAGGCCAAGCTCGAGGCCGACAAGGCCAGGCTTCTCGCCGACCAGGCCCAGCTCCAGAAGGAGAAGGCCGAGCTCGAGGGCCGCCTCGGGAAGTCGATGTCCTCGATCATGGAGACGCGCGACAGCGCCCGCGGCGCCGTCATGAGCCTCCCCGGGATCTCGTTCGAGACGGGCAAGGCCGCGC
Coding sequences within it:
- a CDS encoding DUF4136 domain-containing protein, producing MRMPLGALVLAAAAAAQVAGAASSITVDSKADPGADFSRYKTYSWTEMKEIRSEAVKKRIMSAVDAQLKRKGFARKDDGAADLRVVVHPSLSKEYPAHSYDPGWEYGWGTWAPPFGDIGTGSSLGESIPIGTVMVDLVDASTKKLVWRGAARSPLDSEASAEQKQELVDEAMQKLFKKFPPKKK
- a CDS encoding OmpA family protein, with amino-acid sequence MKSRFSLLRAFACATVVALLAAGSAFATEFNLNAVTFPDGTTIDLSMARTNATPNAAKLDAAVRYKEGQAKIEVSFKKMEPAILFGGDVSSYVVWAITRDGAAENLGELIVNENNASGSGQYQTGKKAFGLIITAEPFSLVGRPSEFVIATSGPADPKKATGSTFAFSNFRTGIVKADTNTIAGLTYKDKKPVAVVQAERAVALADRTGAFGLNPKAAEEAKRTLTQAQNSVAGGSKKVINDYSSRAVSLSSEAMRDYGRKVEADAEAAKKAALAESQMTVAQLHEAQAKLEADKARLLADQAQLQKEKAELEGRLGKSMSSIMETRDSARGAVMSLPGISFETGKAALKPSAQLTLAKLAGIAQVFPAVNLRVEGFTDNVGSAASNQKLSEARAKAVYDFLKAQGVADTRLAFQGLGPASPVADNATAEGRAKNRRVEIVAAVGEIKPVAAN